A genomic region of Arachis hypogaea cultivar Tifrunner chromosome 5, arahy.Tifrunner.gnm2.J5K5, whole genome shotgun sequence contains the following coding sequences:
- the LOC112803089 gene encoding large ribosomal subunit protein bL27c, which yields MAVSFNLATAFKGLSLSSSSSSYASASPLPSFVSLPRTHIQIRPPLPLTIQNAHKKGAGSTKNGRDSPGQRLGVKIYGDQVAKPGSIIVRQRGTKFHAGKNVGLGKDYTIFSLIDGVVKFEKFGPDRKKVSVYPREVQPENPNSYRARKREYFRMRRERRKAREAGAVLQPQLVLASVPDVAITNPVC from the exons ATGGCGGTGAGTTTCAACCTTGCAACAGCATTCAAAGGCCTTTCTCTGTCGTCGTCTTCCTCTTCCTATGCTTCTGCTTCGCCGCTTCCCTCCTTTGTTTCTCTCCCTCGCACACACATTCAGATTCGGCCTCCTCTCCCTCTCACCATCCAGAACGCCCACAAGAAGGGAGCTGGCAGCACCAAGAACGGCCGTGATTCCCCCGGCCAGCGCCTCGGCGTCAAGATCTACGGTGATCAAGTCGCCAAACCCGGTTCCATCATCGTTCGCCAACGTGGTACCAAG TTTCATGCAGGAAAGAATGTGGGGCTTGGCAAAGACTATACCATCTTTTCCTTGATTGATGGAGTTGTGAAATTTGAGAAATTTGGGCCTGACAGGAAAAAG GTGAGTGTTTACCCACGAGAAGTGCAACCTGAGAACCCCAACAGttatagagcaaggaagagggagTATTTCAGGATGAGGCGCGAACGCAGAAAGGCTAGAGAAGCAGGAGCAGTACTTCAACCCCAACTGGTGCTAGCTTCTGTTCCTGATGTTGCCATCACTAATCCAGTGTGCTGA